In the genome of Bdellovibrionota bacterium, the window ACCGGAACGTTCCGATCGACGGCCGGTTCGTTGATCAAAATTTCGTAGCAGAGAACCATGTCCTTCTCATCTAGAAGGAGCAACGACCAACTGGTGGGGTGCAGAAGCTCGGAAATTTTTTGCAGGACGATCCGGAGGACCTCTTTGATGTCGAGCGTGGATGTAAGGGTCTTGCCGATCTCGCTGAAGATCTGCAGCGCGTCGACCGTTTTCTTCAATTCAGAGAGGAGTGTTTGGCCTTCCATCGGCGGGCTACGCTGAAGCGGCAACCTCGGTCAGACCCAAGGGCGCGAGGTTTTTCCGGATTCGGTGATCGAACGAAAGAATCGCAAGATTGGGGTGTGTCTTGAGGAATTCCAACGCCGTAGCCAGGTGAATTGCATCGAGAGCGCGGACAGGCTCTACCGGAAACGGTTCGGAGGCTCTCTTGCGTACATCGGCATTGATCTCCATCAGGATCCATCTGCGTTGTGCGGCGGCGAACGCTCCCTGAAGCTCATGTCGTTGGGCGCTCTTTAGGGTGGTCAATGCCTCAGCGCTGATAAGTGCGCGTTCTACCTCGACGCCGGTCAGCGCCGAACTGACAACCGTATCCGCATGTTGTACGGACGCGGCTACAATATTGTGTTCGGCCTCCGTGAGGAGCCAACGGAGTACTGCCGAAGACTCGATGTACAATGTGGTCAATCGCCGCGCACTTCGTCCAGAAGTTTCTGGGCCGTCCCGTCGGGAAGTCGAACGGGCGACGGAGGAAGGTGGGGCTTTTCACCGGACGCCGGAATGACCTTGCCTTCACGAACCCATTGTTCCAATAGGGACGACGGCGCGGGGTGGAGAGAGCCGAAATCCGGCTTTCTCAATTCAGCCACGACCTCGTTACGATCTGTGAGAAAAATCCTGGTTCCAAGCTTTACTTCGCGCAGATACGCGCTCAGGTGATTCTTTAATTCCTTTATGCCCACGCTTTTGACCTCCATCGTGTATCTAAAAGTAGCCCCTAGGGGCTACTTTGTCAATGCCCCGCATGCCTGATACAAAAGCGCGCGGGATGCAAGTAATGGCTCGAATCATATTGGCTTCGGCGTCCCTGCGGCGGAAGGAGCTTTTGGAATCGGCCGGAATTGTCGTCGAGGTGCGGGCGAGTGATATAGCCGAGGTGGGATATGGCGGAGATCCGGCGCACCTGCCTCTTCGGATGGCGAAACAGAAGGTGAAGTCGGTGCGAGCGGCGCTGGGTCCATCGTTTGACGGGTGGATTTTGGGCGCCGATACGGTTGTGGCGCTGCAAAAAGAGACTTTCGGTAAGCCGCACGATGAGAAAGACGCTCGGCGGATGCTCGAAAGGCTCTCCGGACGGGAGCACACGGTCTACACGGGATTTCGTGTGGAAGGGTTCGACGGTGATTTTCGGGAGGGGACGGTGGCTACGGTCGTCGAGTTTGCACCGATGACCAGTTCAGAGATCGATACCTATATTCGTTCCGGCGAACCCTTCGACAAGGCGGGCGCCTATGCGATTCAGGGCAAGGGAGGGAGATTCGTAAGGGCGATTCGCGGTTCTTATTCGAACGTCGTCGGCCTTCCTCTGTTTGAAGTGATTCAAGCTCTGCGCGAACTGGGCGCGATCAAGGATACGTAGAGTGTCCGAGCCTTCCATTGGCGATCGATGGCGATCGGTTCTCGGACGCGTTGAAGCCGACTGTGACCGCGCCAAACGAGAGCGTACCTCCGTCCGCGTTGTGGCTGTGACGAAGGGAGTCGCGGTTGAAAGAATTGCCGAAGCGTACCGCGCGGGGGCCCGGATCTTCGGCGAAAATTACGTTCAGGAACTCTTGCCGAAAATGGCGGCGCTGCCTGGTTTGATTGAGGGAGGTCAGGCCGACTGGCATTTTATCGGATCGCTGCAGTCGAATAAGGCGAAAATGATCGTTGGAAAAGTCGCTCTGGTTCATTCGGTCGACCGCTGGTCGCTCGCCCAAGCGCTGGATAAGGCTTCCAATAAGTCGGCCGGTTTAAGCCCGAAAATCTTGGTGGAGGTCAACATTGCCTCGGAAACGACGAAAGGCGGGATTCCTCCCTCCGAATTGCGTTCGTTTGTGGAACGTCTCTCTCACGAGACGACTTTGGAAACCCAAGGTCTGATGGTTTTTCCACCGTTCAGCGACGATCCGGAACGTTCCCGAGCCTACTTCGCACAGACCCGAAAACTCGCGGAGGAAATTGAAGCGATGAAGCTGCTGCGCGTCAAAATGCGGGAACTTTCGATGGGTGTGACGAACGATTTTGAGGTGGCGATCGAAGAAGGGGCGACGTTGGTTCGGATCGGCACGGCCATCTTCGGCCCGCGCAGCTGAGAGCGCGAAGGACTAGCCTAGTTTGGTCTTTGGCGATACGCTGGCATGCCATGAAACTGACGCCACTGGATCTCGTCCAACAGAAGTTCAAGAAGGGCGTGCGGGGGTACGAAGCGAAAGAAGTGGACGCCTTCTTGGAATTGGTGCGCACCGAATGGGAAGCGCTTCTTCGGGCGAATCAGTCTCAACAAGATGAGCTGGACCGCCGGAAGAAGCGATTGGAAGAGTATCAGGAGAAAGAGCGGACGCTTCAAGACACGTTGGTCACGGCCCAACGCTTGACCGACGGGTTTAAACAGTCGGCCAAAAAAGAGGCGGACATTCTGATCGGCCAGGCGGAACTGCAAGCCGACAAGATTATCCATCAGGCGCACGGCCGGTTGACCGATATCATCGACGAAATCAACGAATTGAAGCGGCAGCGGGCGCTGTTCGAAAGCAAATTGCGCGGGATGCTGGACGGCCATCTTCGGCTTTTGGAGCTTCAAGACGAAGCCCGGAAGAGTGCGCAGATCGAGGATGTGAGCGTCCTTCCCCGCCGCGCGTAACCTTATTGCATCGTTTTTCTATGCCCAGGAAGAGAATGAGGGAGAGCCTTGGACTCCGCGGGACGCCGTTCGATCGGCTTTACGCGCCGATCGACGGCTCGGCTCTCGGCCGTCTCGCTGTTCGATCCATTGATGAGACGGCCTCCGAGACGCCCGCGTCATCCAAGGCTCTCCCTCATTCACTTTCGCTTATAAGAAGAATAGCGGCAGCAGATCTTGCATCGGCGTGGAAATAACACAGTTGTTGTGTAGGCCAAGAGCATGGGTTCGCAGGGCGTCACGGAGGCAGCTGCCTCTATGCGTATAACGATACAGCTGCCGAGTGTCGAGCGGCGCCGAGCGGCGTAACGCGAGGCGACCGCGTCCCTGCGAACCCATGCTCTTGGCGTACGATGCATGGGAACGGAGTTAACAGCCCCGAAAATTCAGGTATAGTGCCGCGCCGTGGCGATCCTCGACGGTAAAGCACTCGCGGCAAAAATTCATGGCGAAATTAAGCGGGACATAGAGGCTTTTACCAAGGAAACCGGGATTCGGCCCGGCCTGGCCGCCGTCCGCGTGGGGGTGAACGAGGCATCGCGCGTTTATGTCAACCGAAAGGCCAAGGCCTGCAACGAGGTCGGGATCTATTCGAAGAAGATTGAGCTTCCGGAAGATACGTCCGAAAAAGCGCTGCTGGAGGTGGTCGACTCCCTCAACCGGGACAAAGAGATTCATGGAATTCTCGTACAGCTACCTCTGCCGAAACAGATTTCCACCGATCGGATATTGGCTGCCGTAGACGTGGAAAAAGACGTCGACGGGTTTCACATCTTCAATGTCGGCCGCCTAGCCGCAGGGCAACCGGGACTCGTTCCATGTACGCCGCTGGGTGTGATTCGGATTCTTGAAGAATACGACATCCCGATTGAAGGAGCGGAGGCGGTTATTGTGGGGCGGAGTCAAATCGTCGGCAAGCCGGTGGCCCAGCTTCTCTTAGCGCGGCATGCGACCGTCACCATCTGCCATTCCCGAACGAAAGATCTCCCCGAAGTGTGCCGTCGCGCCGATATTTTGGTGGCGGCTATCGGCAAGGCGGAGATGATCCGCGGGGATTGGGTTAAAAAGGGCGCCACGGTGATCGATGTCGGGATCAACCGAAAAAAAGAGGATGGCACGCTCGTGGGGGATGTCGCGTTTCATGAAGCCGAAGAGCGGGCGGGTTGGATAACGCCGGTTCCCGGAGGTGTCGGGCCGCTGACCATCGCGATGCTTTTGTCGAATACGCTGAAAGCCGCCAAAGAACGGGCGAGGATCCATTGACCGAGTTAAGGCGAACCCCTCTTTACGAACAACACAAAGCTCTCGGCGCGAAACTGGTCCCCTTCGCGGGTTGGGAAATGCCGGTCGAGTACACCGGCATTTTGGCGGAACATGAGGCGGTGCGGACGAAAATGGGCATCTTCGACGTGAGCCACATGGGCGAAATCGAAATTCACGGCAAGCGGGCGCTCGAATTTTGCCAGCGGGTTTCGACCAACGATGCGTCCCGTTTAAAGGCCGGGAAGATTCAATATTCGGCTATTTGTAATGAAGACGGGGGCGTGCTGGATGACTGCACGCTCTACCGCCTGGCCGACGAACATTTTTTGTTCGTCGTGAACGCCTCCAACAGAGACAAGATCTTCGAATGGTTTAAGGCGCACCCGATGGAGGGGGTCAAAGTGGAAGACCGGAGCGATGATTACGCGTTGATCGCTCTTCAGGGGCGCGGAGCGGAAGCTCTCTTGAGCCGTGTTGTGAAGCGGGACCTGTCGACCATTCTTTTCTACGAATTCACCTGGACCGAGCTGGTCGGGGCGGCGGCGATCATTTCCCGGACCGGCTACACGGGCGAAGACGGTTTTGAAATCTACATTCCGACGAATAAAGCGGCCGATGTTTGGGAGCTGCTCTTGCGGGAGGGCACGAAGGACGGCCTGGTTTCCGTGGGCTTGGGGGCGCGCGATACGCTTCGACTGGAGATGGGTTACCTCCTCTACGGCAACGATGTGGACGAGAGGCACACTCCGCTGGAAGCGGGCATCAGCTGGGCCGTCAAACTCGATAAAGGGAACTTTTTCGGCCGAGAACGCCTGGTACACCAGCGGCAAGAGGGCCTGAAGCGGAAACTTCGGGGAATTAAGATGACCGGCCGGGGGATCCCCCGTTCCCATTACGAAATCCATTTTCATGGGAAGAAGATCGGCGAGATCACGAGCGGAACGTTCTCGCCGACGCTGAAACAGGGTATCGGCCTGGGATACCTGGAAGCCGGGGTGGTGGACGCCATTTCGGTGGATGTGGTCATTCGAGAAAAAGAGACGCCCGCGGTTGTCGTAAAGCCTCCGTTTGTCGCGGGGTCGATCAAACGGTGACGACCGCAGCGAAAAACTTGCGGCCGTTAGGGTTCTATGGTGAGTAACTAAGGGGAATGAACAATGGAATTACCTGAGGATCTTCGGTACACGCGCGAACACGAGTGGGTTCGGATTGACGAAAAAAAGATGGTGGCCACGATCGGCATCACCGATTACGCCCAGGAACAGCTGGGGGATGTGGTCTACGTGGAACTCCCGGAAGAGGGGGAGGACGTCGTCAAGCAAGAACCGTTCGGCAGCGTCGAATCCGTGAAGGCCGTTTCCGATCTTTTCGCGCCGATTTCGGGGGAAGTAGTGGAGGCGAACGACGCGCTGGTTGATTCGCCGGAGATGATCAATGAAGAGCCGTACGGCGAAGCTTGGATGATTCGCGTGAAGATCAAGGATTTGGCCGATCTCGAAGATCTGATGGACTCGAAAGCGTACAAGAAATTCCTCAATTCCCAGACTGAGGAAGCTTAAGCCCTTCCTCACATGCGGGATATCCCCCTTACAAACGCCGATCGAGAGGCGATGCTTCGGAGTGTCGGTATGTCAGCCGTGGAGGAGCTTTTCGCTCACCTGCCGGCCGATGTGCGGCGAAAGACCACGCTTAATCTGCCGCCTTCCAAAACCGAAGCGGAACTTCGCCATTATTTCCGGGAGCTGGGCCGAAAAAATGAGGCGGTCTCGTCCAATGGATGGCTCTCGTTCTTGGGAGCGGGCTGTTACGAACATTTTATCCCGGCGGTCGTCGATAACCTCGTATCCCGCGGTGAATTTGCGACGGCGTACACACCGTACCAGCCGGAGGTGAGCCAAGGGACGCTCCAGGCCATCTTCGAGTTTCAGTCGATGATCGCCAATTTGTTCAGCTTGGATGTGGCTAACGCGTCGATGTACGACGGCGCTTCCTCCATCGCCGAGGCTGTGTTGATGGCGTTACGAATCAAGAAGGGGTCTCGGGTTTATATTTCGAAAGGGGTTCATCCGGACTACCGAGAAACGATCCGAACGTACGTTCGCGACATGGACGTAGAGATTTCGGATCTGGATGTCGATGCGGAAGGGAAGACGTTAACAACGAGGCTTCGGCCGGACAAGGCCGTCGTTGTGGTTCAGCAGCCGAATTTTTTTGGCGTCGTAGAGCCGATCGAGACGATGGCCGAGTGGGTCCACAAAAGTGGCGCTCTTTTCGCCGTAACCACGACGGAAGCCATGGCATTCGGCCTGCTTCGGGGACCGGGATCCCAAGGCGCGGATGTGGTCGCCGGTGAAGGCCAGTCGTTCGGAAATGCCATGAGTTACGGCGGGCCCCATGTCGGTCTTTTCGCCACGAAGAAGGAATTTATCCGGCAGCTTCCCGGCCGCTTGGTGGGTAAGACGGTCGATCAGGAAGGGAAAGACGGCTACGTTCTTACGTTGGCCACTCGCGAACAACACATTCGGCGGGAGAGAGCCACGTCGAATATTTGCACGAATCATTCGCTCTGCGCCCTTCGTTCCTGCATTTATATGGCTTTGGTCGGAGAGAAAGGACTTCGAGAGATTTCGTTGCGAAACGCCTGGGTCGCGCGAAAATTGCGGGCCCGGCTCTTGGAGATTCAAGGCGTACAGCCTCTCTATACAGGGCCGGTCTTCAATGAGTTCGCCCTCCGGCTCCCGATCTCAAGCGACGCCTATCTTGCCTCGATGGAACAGCAGAAGATTTTGGGTGGTGTGCCCCTCTCTCGATGGGACAAGCAACAAGATCGAGAAATTCTGGTTGCATTGACCGAAACCAAATCCGAGGACGACGTCGAACGCTACGTATCGGCCGCGAGGAATTCCCTGTGAAACCGAAGATTCGCGAGGTTCAGCGGGCGTATCATTCGGTGGCCGATCTTTTGGCGGCCAGTCACTCGGTGGGTGAAGCTGATACGAACAGTTACGTTCGCGCAATCCCGGCGGATCAGACGAAGGGACTTTTGCCTGCCGAACTCACGCGGGAGAAAATTGAGAATTTCCCGCAGCTCGCCGAAGTGGAAGTCGTCCGGCACTTTACCCGTCTGTCCCAACTCAATTTTGGAATCGACGGGGGCTTCTATCCGCTCGGATCCTGCACGATGAAATACAACCCAAAAGTGAACGATCAGGTGGCGGCGGAGGACGGCTACGCGTTGCTTCATCCCTGCACGCCGGAGAAATATGCCCAGGGAGCGCTCGAAGTCATGTTCCGGCTCCAGGAAGCGTTGATCTCGATCAGCGGTCTCAAGGCGGCGAGCTTGCATCCAGCTGCGGGAGCGCAAGGAGAATTGGTCGGAGTCAAGATGATCACCGCGTATCATCGGAAATGCGGAGATCAGAAACGGAAGGTCATATTGATTCCGGATTCGGCTCACGGCACCAACCCCGCCAGCGTCGCGCTTTCCGGTATACAGGTGAAGGAACTTCGTTCGAACGAGAAAGGGATTCTCGATATCGCGGAGGTCGAAAAAGCGATGGACGACACCGTCGCGGCCCTCATGGTCACGCTTCCCAATACGCTCGGAATTTTTGAAGAGAATATCGTTGAGATTTCGAAATTGATTCACGACCGGGGTGCGCTTTTGTACTGCGATGGAGCGAACTTGAACGCTCTGGTCGGTCAAGTCGAATTCAAGGCGATGGGCGTGGACGTCATGCACATCAATCTCCACAAGACGTTCTCGACACCTCACGGGGGAGGGGGACCCGGCGCGGGACCGGTCGTCGTGTCGGAAAAATTGACCGAATTTCTTCCGGTGCCGATCGTCCGGGAGAGGGAAGGGCGCTACTATTTGGATCACACGATCCCCTTTACGGTCGGCCGGTTTCGATCGCATTATGGAAACTTCGGAATGCTTCTTCGGGCGCTTTGTTACATCTATGCCTATGGCGCGGAGAAGATTTCGAAGATCAGCGAGGTCGCCGTGTTGAATGCGAATTACATCAAGGCGCAGCTTCGGGAGCATTTCCATCTGCCGTACGATTCACCTTCGCTTCATGAAGTCGTGTTTTCGGACAAATGGCAGCAGAAGGACCATCACGTCACGACGCTCGACATGGCCAAGCGCTTGATGGATTTCGGAATCCATCCGCCGACGATTTATTTCCCCCTCGTGGTTCGGGGCGCAATCATGATCGAACCGACGGAAACGGAATCGAAAAGAGACCTGGATGATTTCGTCGCGGCCATGGTACAGATTTCGGAAGAAGTGAGGTCAGACCCGAAGAAGGTCACATCCGC includes:
- a CDS encoding YggS family pyridoxal phosphate-dependent enzyme; its protein translation is MSEPSIGDRWRSVLGRVEADCDRAKRERTSVRVVAVTKGVAVERIAEAYRAGARIFGENYVQELLPKMAALPGLIEGGQADWHFIGSLQSNKAKMIVGKVALVHSVDRWSLAQALDKASNKSAGLSPKILVEVNIASETTKGGIPPSELRSFVERLSHETTLETQGLMVFPPFSDDPERSRAYFAQTRKLAEEIEAMKLLRVKMRELSMGVTNDFEVAIEEGATLVRIGTAIFGPRS
- the gcvPB gene encoding aminomethyl-transferring glycine dehydrogenase subunit GcvPB, with protein sequence MKPKIREVQRAYHSVADLLAASHSVGEADTNSYVRAIPADQTKGLLPAELTREKIENFPQLAEVEVVRHFTRLSQLNFGIDGGFYPLGSCTMKYNPKVNDQVAAEDGYALLHPCTPEKYAQGALEVMFRLQEALISISGLKAASLHPAAGAQGELVGVKMITAYHRKCGDQKRKVILIPDSAHGTNPASVALSGIQVKELRSNEKGILDIAEVEKAMDDTVAALMVTLPNTLGIFEENIVEISKLIHDRGALLYCDGANLNALVGQVEFKAMGVDVMHINLHKTFSTPHGGGGPGAGPVVVSEKLTEFLPVPIVREREGRYYLDHTIPFTVGRFRSHYGNFGMLLRALCYIYAYGAEKISKISEVAVLNANYIKAQLREHFHLPYDSPSLHEVVFSDKWQQKDHHVTTLDMAKRLMDFGIHPPTIYFPLVVRGAIMIEPTETESKRDLDDFVAAMVQISEEVRSDPKKVTSAPHNLGIRRLDETRAARDPKVTWNTGS
- a CDS encoding Maf family protein; the encoded protein is MARIILASASLRRKELLESAGIVVEVRASDIAEVGYGGDPAHLPLRMAKQKVKSVRAALGPSFDGWILGADTVVALQKETFGKPHDEKDARRMLERLSGREHTVYTGFRVEGFDGDFREGTVATVVEFAPMTSSEIDTYIRSGEPFDKAGAYAIQGKGGRFVRAIRGSYSNVVGLPLFEVIQALRELGAIKDT
- a CDS encoding sensor domain-containing diguanylate cyclase; this encodes MKKTVDALQIFSEIGKTLTSTLDIKEVLRIVLQKISELLHPTSWSLLLLDEKDMVLCYEILINEPAVDRNVPV
- the gcvPA gene encoding aminomethyl-transferring glycine dehydrogenase subunit GcvPA, encoding MRDIPLTNADREAMLRSVGMSAVEELFAHLPADVRRKTTLNLPPSKTEAELRHYFRELGRKNEAVSSNGWLSFLGAGCYEHFIPAVVDNLVSRGEFATAYTPYQPEVSQGTLQAIFEFQSMIANLFSLDVANASMYDGASSIAEAVLMALRIKKGSRVYISKGVHPDYRETIRTYVRDMDVEISDLDVDAEGKTLTTRLRPDKAVVVVQQPNFFGVVEPIETMAEWVHKSGALFAVTTTEAMAFGLLRGPGSQGADVVAGEGQSFGNAMSYGGPHVGLFATKKEFIRQLPGRLVGKTVDQEGKDGYVLTLATREQHIRRERATSNICTNHSLCALRSCIYMALVGEKGLREISLRNAWVARKLRARLLEIQGVQPLYTGPVFNEFALRLPISSDAYLASMEQQKILGGVPLSRWDKQQDREILVALTETKSEDDVERYVSAARNSL
- the gcvH gene encoding glycine cleavage system protein GcvH, which encodes MELPEDLRYTREHEWVRIDEKKMVATIGITDYAQEQLGDVVYVELPEEGEDVVKQEPFGSVESVKAVSDLFAPISGEVVEANDALVDSPEMINEEPYGEAWMIRVKIKDLADLEDLMDSKAYKKFLNSQTEEA
- the gcvT gene encoding glycine cleavage system aminomethyltransferase GcvT, whose amino-acid sequence is MTELRRTPLYEQHKALGAKLVPFAGWEMPVEYTGILAEHEAVRTKMGIFDVSHMGEIEIHGKRALEFCQRVSTNDASRLKAGKIQYSAICNEDGGVLDDCTLYRLADEHFLFVVNASNRDKIFEWFKAHPMEGVKVEDRSDDYALIALQGRGAEALLSRVVKRDLSTILFYEFTWTELVGAAAIISRTGYTGEDGFEIYIPTNKAADVWELLLREGTKDGLVSVGLGARDTLRLEMGYLLYGNDVDERHTPLEAGISWAVKLDKGNFFGRERLVHQRQEGLKRKLRGIKMTGRGIPRSHYEIHFHGKKIGEITSGTFSPTLKQGIGLGYLEAGVVDAISVDVVIREKETPAVVVKPPFVAGSIKR
- the folD gene encoding bifunctional methylenetetrahydrofolate dehydrogenase/methenyltetrahydrofolate cyclohydrolase FolD, with the protein product MAILDGKALAAKIHGEIKRDIEAFTKETGIRPGLAAVRVGVNEASRVYVNRKAKACNEVGIYSKKIELPEDTSEKALLEVVDSLNRDKEIHGILVQLPLPKQISTDRILAAVDVEKDVDGFHIFNVGRLAAGQPGLVPCTPLGVIRILEEYDIPIEGAEAVIVGRSQIVGKPVAQLLLARHATVTICHSRTKDLPEVCRRADILVAAIGKAEMIRGDWVKKGATVIDVGINRKKEDGTLVGDVAFHEAEERAGWITPVPGGVGPLTIAMLLSNTLKAAKERARIH
- a CDS encoding PIN domain-containing protein; the protein is MTTLYIESSAVLRWLLTEAEHNIVAASVQHADTVVSSALTGVEVERALISAEALTTLKSAQRHELQGAFAAAQRRWILMEINADVRKRASEPFPVEPVRALDAIHLATALEFLKTHPNLAILSFDHRIRKNLAPLGLTEVAASA
- a CDS encoding DivIVA domain-containing protein; amino-acid sequence: MKLTPLDLVQQKFKKGVRGYEAKEVDAFLELVRTEWEALLRANQSQQDELDRRKKRLEEYQEKERTLQDTLVTAQRLTDGFKQSAKKEADILIGQAELQADKIIHQAHGRLTDIIDEINELKRQRALFESKLRGMLDGHLRLLELQDEARKSAQIEDVSVLPRRA